CTCGAAGTCGTCCGTCGATAGCCCGTCCTCGCCGATGTGTTCGAAGTGCAAGACGGCGAGTTGGCCGTACTCGGCGGCGCGGTCGATGTACCGTTTCGTCGTCTCGCCGTCGCTGCCGGAGAAGACGCCGACGTTGTGCGGGTCCGAAAGCGGGAGGGCGTTCGGCCCGCCGCCGTAGCGGAACGCTTGCTCGTGGTACTCCCGGACGAGGTCGATCGTCTCCGGGCCGAGGACGTTCCGCGGCGTGACGAAGTGTCGTGCGCCGTCCTCGAAGCCGCGATTCTCGAGGAACGCCTTCGTTCGCCTGATCGCCCCCTCCTGTTCCGCCGGCGAGTAGTCGTGGAGGAACTGCGCGCCGGTTCGCGGCCGCGCCGCCATATCCCAGCCGGCGGCGTCTAACTCCTCGAGCTGGTCGATCGTGAGCCGATCGGACTCCCCCAGCGCCTCGTAGATTACGGCCTCGACGCCGGCGAAGTCGTACGCGGCCATCGGCTCGAGCGCGTGCTCGTAGTGGCTCTCGAGCGTGCCGTCGAACAACAGCATCACCTTCCCCGTCTCGGGTCGGTCGACGGCCCGGAGGTCGTCGATCCGACAGTCGATCGAGCCGGACTGATCGCCCCGACGACGAGCCGTCAGGCGGATCTCGCGGACGTCCGTGAGGTCGGGATCGCCGTCGACGTCGCTGGTACCGAAGTCGACGCGCACCCAGCGATCGGTCGGCCCGGTGAGGGTACGCTCCATCGCGTACGCGTTCCGGGAGTTCGGGGCGTGCAACTCGAGGGTGAGGTGTAGCTGGTCGCGACCGCTGAAGTTGACGGCCAGCGAGAGGTTTCGGGCGGTCAGATCTACTCCGTCAGAGCGCACCTGATAGACGGCCGCCCGCTCGGTGTCTTCGGTCGCGCGGAGGCGAGCCGACTGCGACCCGGCGTAGGGGT
Above is a window of Natronorubrum tibetense GA33 DNA encoding:
- a CDS encoding polysaccharide deacetylase family protein translates to MMNRNRRSFVTAVGTAGAIGLAGCLSTVREWRDDGSEPTAEARSPEENGGDGSLDLPGETIEDFEDLDSWASMIDAGTLETETDDPYAGSQSARLRATEDTERAAVYQVRSDGVDLTARNLSLAVNFSGRDQLHLTLELHAPNSRNAYAMERTLTGPTDRWVRVDFGTSDVDGDPDLTDVREIRLTARRRGDQSGSIDCRIDDLRAVDRPETGKVMLLFDGTLESHYEHALEPMAAYDFAGVEAVIYEALGESDRLTIDQLEELDAAGWDMAARPRTGAQFLHDYSPAEQEGAIRRTKAFLENRGFEDGARHFVTPRNVLGPETIDLVREYHEQAFRYGGGPNALPLSDPHNVGVFSGSDGETTKRYIDRAAEYGQLAVLHFEHIGEDGLSTDDFEELLEHVDDADVEVVTASELLEGS